One genomic window of Arachis stenosperma cultivar V10309 chromosome 10, arast.V10309.gnm1.PFL2, whole genome shotgun sequence includes the following:
- the LOC130955917 gene encoding uncharacterized protein LOC130955917: MALPKKNSILEQMLLQDINHQPFAIHYPKLDVDFELKAGFIHLLPKFYGRDDEDPHKHLKEFHMVCCTMVLRGVNEDQIKLRAFPLSLEGVAKDWLLYLPDGVVQSWVDLKKLFLLKFFPASRARAISKAIIHIKQSQGEDLYNYWKRFNRLIASYPNLPTPEDVLIKHFYEGLLDTERMWVNVACGGTLRNKTPEEAREVIATMAENRHQFGNLSLG; this comes from the coding sequence ATGGCTCTCCCTAAGAAGAATTCTATACTAGAGCAAATGCTATTGCAAGATATTAACCATCAACCTTTTGCCATCCACTATCCAAAGCTTGATGTAGATTTTGAACTCAAAGCTGGTTTTATCCATCTTCTACCAAAATTTTATGGAAGGGACGATGAAGATCCGCACAAGCATCTTAAGGAATTCCACATGGTTTGTTGCACAATGGTACTCCGAGGCGTCAATGAAGACCAAATTAAGCTACGCGCATTTCCTTTGTCTCTTGAAGGTGTAGCAAAAGATTGGCTCCTCTATCTTCCAGATGGAGTGGTGCAAAGTTGGGTTGATCTCAAGAAACTGTTTCTTCTGAAATTCTTTCCTGCTTCAAGGGCCAGAGCCATAAGTAAGGCCATTATTCACATTAAGCAATCACAAGGTGAAGATCTTTACAACTATTGGAAAAGGTTCAACAGATTAATTGCTAGCTACCCTAACCTCCCAACCCCGGAAGATGTCCTCATCAAACACTTCTACGAGGGATTGCTAGACACGGAAAGGATGTGGGTTAATGTTGCGTGTGGAGGGACATTGAGAAACAAAACACCAGAGGAAGCACGAGAAGTGATAGCCACTATGGCTGAGAATCGTCATCAATTTGGTAACCTTTCACTAGGATAG